A stretch of the Candidatus Neptunochlamydia vexilliferae genome encodes the following:
- a CDS encoding LysM peptidoglycan-binding domain-containing protein: MNRRDIIIVAVLINAGLLVTLFVSSLKKGGELELAGEQKAPEEIVIAPTKAKDPIDQVISQYTAKAKVEEAKKALLPAPVLAPAPKEEKKVVPKSPLRIVTVQKGDVLEKIARTHGVSVDAIMKLNRLTNSRLQIGQELKLPPKRPAVKKEAVDGKKYYVVKGGDSPWTIAQKNGLKVEELLRLNNLDEEKAKKLRPGDRLKIQ; encoded by the coding sequence ATGAACAGAAGAGATATTATTATTGTTGCGGTGCTGATCAATGCGGGGCTTTTAGTGACCCTCTTTGTCAGCTCCCTGAAGAAAGGGGGTGAGCTAGAGCTTGCGGGGGAGCAAAAAGCTCCAGAAGAGATTGTCATCGCCCCTACCAAGGCAAAAGATCCGATCGATCAGGTGATCAGTCAATATACCGCCAAGGCCAAAGTGGAAGAGGCGAAAAAAGCTCTCCTTCCTGCTCCTGTTTTAGCTCCAGCCCCTAAAGAAGAAAAGAAAGTCGTGCCGAAAAGCCCTCTACGAATCGTGACGGTCCAAAAGGGGGATGTCTTGGAGAAGATCGCCCGCACCCATGGGGTGAGTGTTGATGCGATTATGAAGCTCAACCGCCTGACCAACTCCCGTCTCCAGATCGGCCAAGAGCTCAAGCTTCCCCCAAAGCGGCCAGCCGTTAAAAAAGAGGCGGTCGATGGGAAAAAATACTATGTGGTCAAAGGGGGAGACAGTCCCTGGACGATCGCGCAGAAAAATGGGCTGAAGGTCGAAGAGCTTCTCCGTCTCAACAATTTGGATGAAGAGAAGGCTAAGAAACTGCGCCCAGGTGACCGCTTAAAAATCCAATAA
- a CDS encoding Mur ligase family protein, translating into MKALVIGLGKSGRGAAKLLLKQGWEVVGVDRKPEPVERITVLPETATIGPVDLVVLSPGIPRSHPLAKGNVIGEAELAFRNLKNRAIGITGTNGKTTLTLLLTHILNGVGIKARALGNVGNSLAEYACNPDPDEFLVVELSSFQLETMTTPCLELSVITNITPDHLDRYSSFEEYANTKKRIKDLADSYLQLTGRERYWGETAWLVCERLGIAREDFGRALKSFKSPPHRMEFVGEIEGVRFVNDSKGTNPEATLYAIENNPGKVLLIAGGQSKQGTFANWKKEFPGKVKEVFAIGETASQIEKEVGGLVPVKRCLNLEEAVAAAKEKATQGETVLLSPGCASFDQFRNYEERGERFKSYVGEVRR; encoded by the coding sequence ATGAAAGCGCTCGTTATAGGACTCGGTAAAAGTGGAAGGGGAGCGGCAAAGCTTCTCCTCAAACAAGGATGGGAAGTGGTCGGTGTCGACCGGAAGCCCGAGCCGGTGGAAAGGATCACCGTCCTTCCCGAAACAGCCACGATCGGCCCCGTTGATTTAGTCGTTCTTTCCCCTGGCATTCCCCGTAGTCACCCCTTAGCCAAGGGAAATGTCATTGGGGAGGCGGAACTCGCCTTTCGTAACTTAAAAAATCGGGCGATCGGCATTACTGGGACCAATGGAAAAACAACACTCACCCTTCTCTTAACCCATATTCTAAACGGCGTGGGGATCAAGGCGCGCGCGCTTGGCAACGTGGGAAATAGCCTCGCCGAATATGCATGCAACCCCGACCCCGATGAGTTTTTAGTTGTTGAACTCAGCTCTTTTCAACTCGAAACGATGACCACGCCGTGTCTCGAGCTTTCTGTCATTACCAACATCACTCCCGACCACCTGGATCGCTATAGCTCTTTCGAAGAATATGCCAATACCAAAAAGCGGATCAAAGATTTAGCCGATTCTTATTTACAACTAACAGGAAGGGAGAGATACTGGGGGGAAACGGCCTGGCTCGTTTGTGAACGTCTCGGGATCGCACGAGAAGATTTTGGTCGGGCGCTAAAAAGTTTTAAAAGCCCCCCGCATCGGATGGAGTTTGTCGGTGAGATAGAGGGCGTTCGCTTTGTGAACGATAGCAAAGGAACGAACCCGGAAGCGACCCTTTATGCGATTGAAAATAACCCGGGAAAAGTCCTTCTGATTGCGGGAGGGCAGAGCAAACAAGGAACCTTTGCAAACTGGAAAAAGGAATTTCCAGGGAAGGTAAAAGAGGTATTTGCCATTGGGGAAACCGCGTCCCAAATTGAAAAAGAGGTGGGCGGTCTGGTCCCTGTCAAGCGGTGCTTGAACCTCGAAGAGGCGGTTGCAGCAGCCAAGGAAAAAGCGACCCAAGGAGAGACGGTCCTGTTATCGCCCGGCTGCGCCAGTTTCGATCAGTTTCGAAACTATGAAGAAAGGGGAGAAAGGTTTAAAAGCTACGTTGGAGAGGTAAGAAGATGA